Below is a window of Edaphobacter dinghuensis DNA.
GCTTTCTGGCTTGCCAATCAGCACGGCGCTGAGGGCTTCGCTGCACTGAAGCGCTTTGCCCGCGAAGATCCTGATGCAGGCTTCCGCGAAAAGCTGGCTTTCGATTTCACCCTTACGAAAGACCCCGGAGCGATTGGCGAGCTGATTCGCATGGCCCATGAGGACTCCTCTCCGCAGGTGCGGAAACAGGCCCAGTTCTGGATGGCGATGAAGGGCGGCAAAGTTGTTGCGGGCGATCTTCGCGAGATCAGCGAAAACGATCCGGATACGCAGCTCCGCAAATCGGCGGTCTTCGCGCTCTCGCGCCTGCCCGGAGACGAAGCGGCTACACAGCTTATCCAAGTTGCCAACACCAGCAAAGATCCTGCCGTACGCAAACAGGCTGTCTTCTGGCTCGGTCAGTCACGCGATCCCCGCGCGCTCGATTACCTCACCAAGCTGCTCAAGCAATAGTCCGGCTGTGATCGCTCGCTCTACTTCTTCTCCAGCGGCTTGCGGGCGAAGTAGTAGAGCGAGAAGGCCAGCAGAGCGAACATAATGACGCTGATCCAATCGTGGTAGAAGGGGTTGTGGTCGCTGAAGCGTGGAAACATCTTGTCGGTAGCCGCTTCGTAGAGCCGCACGCCTACTCCCATCAAACCGACGATGCCGCCTGCCGCAATAAGCCCGGAGGCATAGAGTGAGCCGGAGCTGATCTCTGATTCTGAATCGAGTGCAGGCGTGACGCTGGTAGGAACAGGCAGCCCGGTATCAGGATCGATCTCTTCGGGGTTCGTCGCAGCGCGTTTTGCGAGGGTGCGATCCACCATCCAGCGCATGAGGCCGCCGATGAAGATAGCCAGCGTCGTGGCGATGGAGAGATAGGCTCCCACTGCGAAGGTGAGGCTGCGGATGCCGAGCATCTCGATGCAGATGACGAGGGCGACTCCGAGCAGGACTAATCCCCAGGGCAGTTTGCGCGTAAGGATGCCGTTGATGACGGTGGCCATGAGACGGCCTTGCGGAGCGGCGGCCTTTTCGCTGCCGATGCCCTGTATCCACTGGATCTCGATCTCTCCCGTCTGCGGGTTGTAGAGGTACTTGCCGTCTTCGAGTGTCGAGGAGCCGATGGAGTTGAGCAGGATGAACTGGCGGGCGTTCGAGACCTCTTCGTGGGTGGGGTTGTCGGTGTTGTGCGAGCTGAGCTGGAGATGATCGCGCTTGAAGTTGCCTTCGTTCTGTACGCCGTCGGGTAGCGCGTTGAGCGAGAAGACGATGGGCTTCTGCATGCGCTGGAAGGTCTCGAGGCCGGTGTTCATGGCGTTGAGCGTGGCTCCGATGGAGAAGACGGAGACGATGACGCCGATCATGATGGCGAGCTGCTGCTTCCACGGCGTGGCTCCGATGAGGAAGCCGGTCTTGAGGTCTTGCGAGGTGTCGCCTGCGTTGGACGCGGCGATGCAGACGATGCCGCCGATGGTGATGGCCAGCGCTCCGAAGGCCGGAGCCGTCCAGCCGCGGACGAGAAAGATGGCGGCGGTGGCCATGAGCGTTGCAATAGTCATGCCGGAGACCGGCGAGGCGCTGCTGCCGACGATGCCCACGATGCGGGCGGAGACGGTGACGAATAAAAATCCGAAGACGATGACGAGCAGCGCGGCGGCGAGGTTGGCAAGGGCACCGACCTGCGCTCCGGGGACGGGGTGGAACTGCAGGAAGGCCCACATCAGGACGATCAGCAGAGCGCTGCCGCCGAGGACGATCGACATGGGAATGTCGCGTTCGGTGCGGATGGTTTGAGCGGATTGCTTGCCTGCGCGATTTTTGCCCATGCTGCCGAGTCCTTCAGTAAGCGCGGAAAGGATTGTCGGCGCGGTGCGGAGGAGCGTGATGAGGCCCGAAGCGGCGACGGCTCCCGCACCCATGGGGCGGACGTAGGTGCTCCAGAGATCGGAGGGCGTCATGTTGCTGATGAGCGTGGTGCCGGGATAGATCGGGCTGGTGAGGTGGGAGCCAAAGAAATAAATCGCCGGCATCAAGACAAGCCACGAGAAGACGCCACCGGCGAGCATGATGGCGGAGACGCGGACGCCGATGATGTAGCCGACTCCGAGATACTCCGACGTGCAGTCGGCGCGGATGGCCGAGCCTTTGAGCAGATGCTGCGCGCCGAGGTTGGGCTGGTAGTCGGGCTGCGAGGGCCAGAGGGAGAAGAGGTTGTCGTTCTGGAAGAGGGTATAGAGGCCGCCGAGACCAAGGCCGAGGAAGACCCGGCTGGCAAAAGAGCCGCCGCGCTCACCAGCCTCGAGGACGTCGGCGCAGGCGGTGCCTTCGGGATAAGTTAAGGAACCGTGCTCTTCGACGATGAGCTGGCGGCGCAACGGAATCATGAAGAGGACGCCGAGCCAGCCTCCGAAGAGTGCGAGCGCGAAGATGCGGGTGGATTCAAGATCGAAGCCTAAAAAGATGAGCGCAGGCAACGTGAAGATAACGCCTGAAGCAATGGACTGGCCGGCGTTTCCGGTGGTCTGGACGATGTTGTTCTCAAGAATGCTGGCTCGTCCGAAGGCGCGCAGAATGCTGATGGAGAGCACCGAAATGGGGATCGACGCCGCTACGGTGAGACCGGCGCGGAGACCGACATAGACAGTTACCGCTCCGAAGAGAACACCGAAGAGACTGCCGAGAATAAGCGCGCGGGGAGTGAGTTCGCGGCGGGATTCGCCTGCGCCTACGAAAGGCTGGTAGGTAGTTTTGGTGATGGTAGGCGTTGCCATTCTTCGATTCTCTCCCGGCGCCCGGTTTTTGCCCGCGGCGGGATGAGTGTATCAAGGCATCTCTCGGCTGACTAACGTCTGAAAATTAGTCGTTCCAAACAGGTTTGATATCCAGAATGGGCGTTCCGTCGACAGCTTCGAGCGGTTGAACGCGCAGACCCGTCCCAGGATCAATCTCAAGCACCGTGACGCGGTGCAGTCCGATCGGATTCGGGCGGTCGGGCGAGCGAGTGGCAAAGACGCCGGTGAGTGGAGTATGCGCATCGTTCCGCGGATGCACCTCGAGAGATCCACGGTCGGCAAGATGCAGCCAGGTCAGGACGACGATCTCCGCGCCCGTCTGAAGCCCCTTGAGCGCTGGAAGAAAGGGGATCGACAGGTGCAGCCACGCCTCCGGGGCATCTTCATTGCCCTGACGCGGTGCGTCTTCGCGGCGGCGAAGCTGGGAATGGACAAAGCCGATGGGTTCGAGGGTATAAGTGACTGGATCGGTCATGTGTAAGTTATTGATGCGAGGCACAAAGGTGCCGTCGCAGGAATCACGAAAGGTGCAGGCGGCGTGCCGATTCACTGGGAATTGATTGGCGCTGCCGTTGAGGTTGGGACTATACTGCGGGCATGGCGCGGTCCGACCGACCTGGAGCGCCGGCGAGTGAGGTGAGTCTTCAGCGAATGCTGGAACGACAATGCGCTCGGGAGTAGAACCGGGGGTCCGCCGGGTGCGGGTTCCAGCGCGCCGCCTGGTTTCGATGCCAGAGGGGCCGACAGTGGCGCGACGACGCGCTTGCTTCAAAAGCCGGGATGGGTGATCCGGGCTGTTGTCGACGATTTAGTAACAACTTTGTTTCCCGCCGATTGCAGGGTTTGTGGTGGACCGTTGCTTCGGGCTGGCCTTTCTCCTGTTTGCGAAACATGTTTAGGCGCAGTTGCCGCACAGACGGCGATGTTGTGCAGGCGCTGCGGGGAAGCTCTTGATCTGGAAGGAGTTCGGTTTGCCGGGCAGTTTCCTGCCGAGGGTTTGCTGTGCTCGCCTTGCCGGATGGTTTCGCCGGAGTTTGAGCGAGCTGTCGC
It encodes the following:
- a CDS encoding OPT family oligopeptide transporter — translated: MATPTITKTTYQPFVGAGESRRELTPRALILGSLFGVLFGAVTVYVGLRAGLTVAASIPISVLSISILRAFGRASILENNIVQTTGNAGQSIASGVIFTLPALIFLGFDLESTRIFALALFGGWLGVLFMIPLRRQLIVEEHGSLTYPEGTACADVLEAGERGGSFASRVFLGLGLGGLYTLFQNDNLFSLWPSQPDYQPNLGAQHLLKGSAIRADCTSEYLGVGYIIGVRVSAIMLAGGVFSWLVLMPAIYFFGSHLTSPIYPGTTLISNMTPSDLWSTYVRPMGAGAVAASGLITLLRTAPTILSALTEGLGSMGKNRAGKQSAQTIRTERDIPMSIVLGGSALLIVLMWAFLQFHPVPGAQVGALANLAAALLVIVFGFLFVTVSARIVGIVGSSASPVSGMTIATLMATAAIFLVRGWTAPAFGALAITIGGIVCIAASNAGDTSQDLKTGFLIGATPWKQQLAIMIGVIVSVFSIGATLNAMNTGLETFQRMQKPIVFSLNALPDGVQNEGNFKRDHLQLSSHNTDNPTHEEVSNARQFILLNSIGSSTLEDGKYLYNPQTGEIEIQWIQGIGSEKAAAPQGRLMATVINGILTRKLPWGLVLLGVALVICIEMLGIRSLTFAVGAYLSIATTLAIFIGGLMRWMVDRTLAKRAATNPEEIDPDTGLPVPTSVTPALDSESEISSGSLYASGLIAAGGIVGLMGVGVRLYEAATDKMFPRFSDHNPFYHDWISVIMFALLAFSLYYFARKPLEKK
- the tsaA gene encoding tRNA (N6-threonylcarbamoyladenosine(37)-N6)-methyltransferase TrmO, whose translation is MKQARRRATVGPSGIETRRRAGTRTRRTPGSTPERIVVPAFAEDSPHSPALQVGRTAPCPQYSPNLNGSANQFPVNRHAACTFRDSCDGTFVPRINNLHMTDPVTYTLEPIGFVHSQLRRREDAPRQGNEDAPEAWLHLSIPFLPALKGLQTGAEIVVLTWLHLADRGSLEVHPRNDAHTPLTGVFATRSPDRPNPIGLHRVTVLEIDPGTGLRVQPLEAVDGTPILDIKPVWND